From the genome of Chionomys nivalis chromosome 9, mChiNiv1.1, whole genome shotgun sequence:
TGACTCAATCCGCCTACCGACCagtctccatttccctccccgtggGACTTAAACCCTCAAGTGGTTTCAGGTTCATTTTTTACTTAGAGACCGGGATTCTGAATCCAGAGtggggaaactgaagcagaacGTGAGATTCTATGTGACGGGTCAGACCCCGGAGGCAGACTCTATACCCTTAGAAAAGCCAAAGACTACCCAAGCCAAACGAAGAAGAAACTACTTGGGTCCCGGCAGGCAGCTGGGGAGAACAAGGCACCGCCCACGCGGCTGGGGAAACTTTGGGGCGGTGCCGGGGGCGGGGTCCTGGTGGAGGGCGGGACAGACCCGGACGGCGGGAGTGCCAGCCTAGGCTTGCGCGGCAGAAGTGGCAGAGGTGGCCCTTGCCCGTGGTCTCGTTCGTTTGTGCGCGACTTTGGCACCATGGAGGGGACCCAAGAAGCTCTGAGTGGGAAAATGAGGCTCCTTTTCACCCCTGCTGCTCGGACCAGCCTTATGATGCTTAGGCTCAACGAGGCGGCGCTACGGGCACTGCAAGAGTGTCATCAACAACAGGTGCGGCTGGCCCCCAACCCCTTCTTCCCTCCGACCAACCAGACCTTGGCCTCAGCCCGCTGCACTAGAGGAGGGAACGGGGAGGAGCGGCTTACGCAGGTTCCAACTTCTCCCACCTCCCCATTTGAAGCCCGCCAGGCAGGTGTCCCCAGCCCGAACCGCTCCCCCTCTCCGCCCCCGCCCCATCCTGGGGACTTTGCTTCCTTTGTGTTCAGCTGGTGCTTGGACTCTTCCCGCAGGTACGGCCTGTGATCGCTTTCCAAGGCCACCGAGGGGTAAGTGCAGGCCGGATGTGTGAGGAAGCTCTGGTGGGTGAGGGAGCCTAAGCGTGCGCTCTGGGAAGGTGCTCTCCGGACCGTAGCTCGCCAGTGGTCACGGTCTGTGGAAGTTATAGAATTGAACCCTAAGACGGTGAGGGGCTGATGGGGCTGTGTCCCAGGAGGCTGTGCATTCTCAGCCTCTTGGGGGAACTCTGACCAGCTGCACCTGGTGTGCTAACGAGCCCCTTGGGTCTTCAGTCTTAGAGTTGTTTGGGGAGGAGTGACATGGGGAGGAGGGACCGACTTAGCGGGGCTTACCCTCTCCTTCTACCCCAGTATCTAAGGCTTCCTGGCCCTGGATGgtcctgcctcttctccttcaTAGTATCCCAATGTGGCCAAGAGGGCACTAGTGGCGGCTTGGACCTTGTGTACCAACGTTTAGGCAGGTAAGAGAAAATAGACAACAGGTAAGAGAAGTTTGCAGAAAGTAGGAAGAAGGGGATGTGAAGAAGAGTTCAAAAGATCttcaactttttgtttttgttttccccaccACTTATTTCCAGATCTGGGCCGAACTGTCTCCACTGCCTGGGCTCACTGAGAGAGCGACTCACTATTTGGGCAGCCATGGATACTATCCCAGCCCCACTGTTAGCTCATGAACACCTGACTGAAGATCCCAGAGAGTCCGAGAGTTGGCAGGACACTGGAGATGCTCCTGAAGGTCATCCCCAGATGGCACTAGAAGAGGTGAGACCAGAAACATCAGGAAGTCAGCAGAAGGTGGGGCACCCAGGTCCAGGGAGCCAAGTGCTCCTGTAACTTTCCCTGACAGGTATCTGACCCACTGGCAAGCAACCATGGACAGTCACTCCCAGGATCCTCCAGTGAGCCCATGGCACAATGGGAAGTGAGGTACTGTGCCAGGCTGGGTCTGCTTTCCACCCTTACATGCTAAGTAAAATGTAGGCTCGTGTCTCACCCTGGTCTCTCCCACTCCTTCCAAAAATTCTAGGAACCACACCTATCTTCCAAACAGAGAGCCAGACCAACCACCGCCTTCCCCTGCCAACCTGAAATACCTGGACAAGGTGAGCAAGGACTTTATTCCCCTTTTGGAGactggatctcactgtgtagccctggtaggcctggaactccttatgcagaacaggctggcctcaaattcagagattcacctgtccctgattcctgagtgctgagattaaaggcacgcactgACATGTTCAGAGAGGCAGGAGCTTTTCAAAGCGTAGTTTaaagggctagggatgtagcttgGTGGATGCAGTACTGGTACAGCATAAAATCTGGCACATGCTACAAGAGAGGTctccagagacaggagaatcagttCAAGGGCATGCTTTGTTACCcagcatagtgagtttgaggctagcctggactaccaACCTAAGGCCtggtctcaaaaaagccaaaaaacaaaacaaacaaaaaaggcaggctgggaagatggcttaccAAGtgcatttgctgtgcaagcataagGACTGGACTGAGTCTGAATCCCCAGCGCCTATGTAAAAGGCAGGCAATGCTTCCtgtgcctgtaactctagcacttGGGGAATGGGGACAGgtacttgctggccagccaacctgGGAAAAAGAGCTTCATGCTTAGTAAGAGAATAAGGAAAAAATGGACAGAGGAGGACACCCCATGTCTTCCATGGGGTGCATACCAGCAAATATACAAGAGCacaaaaaatactttgttttttttttttttagagatagggtctctctgtataactctggctgtccttgaaaaccctggctggccttgaactcacagagatccatctgcctcctgagggctggggattaaaggaatgcgtcACACTCGCCCAGCTCAAAAATACTTTCTTAGTTAGGTAAAACTTAAAATTTAGGAGCTGATGAAATAGCAGTTTTTAGCAAAAGAGTAAGAACCTCCTAGCTTGCTGTTTATGTCACAGATTTCTTTTCAACAGAAACGTTCAGCACCTATAACCACTGAAGAACCAGAGGAAAAGAGGCTCAGAGCTTTGCCTCCTGCCCCAAGTCCACAAGGGCTATCAAATCAGGACTCCCAAGAGCGAGGAAACTGGGTGCaagatggagatggagatggagattCCACGCTGGAGCAGAGTCTCTCGGATCAAGCAGGTGAGTTAATGAGAGGAGGATAAAcaccagtgggaaaaaaaaaagacccataaTTACTTGTTCTCTCGCTTCCTTCCTAGCCTCTGAATCCCCAAGCCCCAAGGAGGTACCAGATTATCTCCTGTAAGTTCCCCACCCTTCCAGTTTCATAAAGTCTGTACATGTAAGCAGCCAAGGTTTTGGGGGCAACGAAATTGAGGGTGCAACCTCCCTGATAGGCAATACGGAGCCATCCACAGCACAGAGCAGCAACAGGCCTACGAGCAGGACTTTGAGACAGACTACGCTGAATACCGGATCCTGCATGCCCGTGTTGGGGCTGCCAGCCAAAGGTTCACAGAGCTGGGGGCGGAGATTAAGAGACTTGAGCGAGGAACCCCAGAACACAAGGTAAAGGCAGGGTTCTACTTTACTGGCCATTATCTTCCTGCTAATTACCCCCAAACATGCATGTTTAGTGACTAAGTAAACCGACAAGCAAACTTCCTATAATATTTGGCAGAATAGAACCGTAAGTTACTCCCATTTcttactttttcctcttttccctttccccagttttcaatcagtgttgtttttctttcaggtGCTAGAAGATAAAATAGTCCAGGAGTATAGAAAGTTCAGAAAGGTAAGACAGGCTGCAAGCAGTAAGCAGGAAGGTGGAAGCCGCTTTACTTTTTACAAGAGTGTTTCTCTTTGCAGCGGTATCCAAGCTACCAAGAGGAGAAGCATCGCTGTGAGTACCTGCATCAGAA
Proteins encoded in this window:
- the Ell3 gene encoding RNA polymerase II elongation factor ELL3 isoform X2; translated protein: MEGTQEALSGKMRLLFTPAARTSLMMLRLNEAALRALQECHQQQVRPVIAFQGHRGYLRLPGPGWSCLFSFIVSQCGQEGTSGGLDLVYQRLGRSGPNCLHCLGSLRERLTIWAAMDTIPAPLLAHEHLTEDPRESESWQDTGDAPEGHPQMALEEVSDPLASNHGQSLPGSSSEPMAQWEVRNHTYLPNREPDQPPPSPANLKYLDKKRSAPITTEEPEEKRLRALPPAPSPQGLSNQDSQERGNWVQDGDGDGDSTLEQSLSDQAASESPSPKEVPDYLLQYGAIHSTEQQQAYEQDFETDYAEYRILHARVGAASQRFTELGAEIKRLERGTPEHKVLEDKIVQEYRKFRKRYPSYQEEKHRCEYLHQKLSHIKGLILEFEEKNRGS
- the Ell3 gene encoding RNA polymerase II elongation factor ELL3 isoform X1, whose translation is MEGTQEALSGKMRLLFTPAARTSLMMLRLNEAALRALQECHQQQVRPVIAFQGHRGYLRLPGPGWSCLFSFIVSQCGQEGTSGGLDLVYQRLGRSGPNCLHCLGSLRERLTIWAAMDTIPAPLLAHEHLTEDPRESESWQDTGDAPEGHPQMALEEVSDPLASNHGQSLPGSSSEPMAQWEVRNHTYLPNREPDQPPPSPANLKYLDKKRSAPITTEEPEEKRLRALPPAPSPQGLSNQDSQERGNWVQDGDGDGDSTLEQSLSDQAASESPSPKEVPDYLLQYGAIHSTEQQQAYEQDFETDYAEYRILHARVGAASQRFTELGAEIKRLERGTPEHKVLEDKIVQEYRKFRKVRQAASSKQEGGSRFTFYKSVSLCSGIQATKRRSIAVSTCIRNCPTLKVSSWSLRKRTGAAETMQRTFEPVPSDDNTALRWSSTSAFLTLALLSKVASRVMLGSCSLVFVIAVNFVGCGHRVKSPQLCPED